The nucleotide window attagtgGTGAAGCGCTCCGCATGCAAACACAACGAGATGCAAGTGGAATGCGCACATTGCGGCCCCAAGACCTGCGATGACCTAGGATACCCGACCCCGTGTTCCGGAGCCACGGGGATATGCAAGCCGGAATGCGTGTGCGTCGATGGTTATGTCAGGGACATTAATGGCACTTGCATACCGAAGGACGAATGCCGTAAGTAGACTGTCGTAGAGAAATGTTTTTGCATgacttatgtacatacatacatataatgtcgtctttgtcccttgcggtgtagacagatagtagaaatatatttctaaaacAAAGTATGGTTATtagcaaaaataattcattacgataatttatatagatatttgCCGAGGTTAAATATCGCCTGCGCATGCACTTCGTTTTCACGTGTCGCCAAACGCAGCACGGTGGTCGGGGAAAATTTTCGCGAATTAAAATCGTTGAATATCACAAATCTATTCTATGAAAACTTGGTAAAAagattatatcaataaaattcttaGAAATTTTTGGTTTTTCTTCTCATGACtaggtacatattaatttataaaatctgtATGATGATGTTTCTCAACATCCTTTTGTTTATGTCAAGgtagttaatatttattacagtatctaaattgaaaaaagtatGAAGACAAtagacaaatttattaaataattagttacAACCAACCATCTAGAATGATTGGCAATAAATAGTTGATATTATAACATAACTGTACCCTCTTCTTATGTCATTGCATATACATGATTTACATATAACAACTGCAGggagtagtaaataaaatcaatctatcaAATTGTCAtgtaaaaaggtttttaaatgaataatatttattattcaatgatgaaatgaaaaacaatattacttCTAATTACAGTGTTTATCAGTTGTCGAACACGTCCATAGAAATCGAAAGATAATTGATGtggcattttttttgtgtatatcACTCAAGTATGTATAATTAGTTTTGTTCCATGGGATTTTCCCtaagtttttgttaaaaactgATCGTAGTTTTTTCCACTGATTAATGAAGCTTGCTTGTAAGGCCATTAACTTAGGGAAAACCtggcttaattataaaattgagattcagttaCTGACACGTTGCCAGTCTAAAGCCTACAAGAGGTATCCCAAGGTAAGCCTAtacctgagtcgccttttactacattcatagaaagtgccgtgtggttcccggcacctacacaaaaaagaataggaccactccatttctttcccatgaacatcgtaaacggcgacttttggataggcttacaaacttgggattctttttaggtgatgggctagcaacctgtcactatttgaatctcaattctatcattaagccaaatagctgaacgtggccattcagtcttttcaagactgttggctcagtcgtccccgcaagggatatagacgtgaccatatgtatgtatgtatagcaaagagatagagtagtcatattctttttttctattggtgccggaaaccacatggcaccGGTTAAATACTTGTAAAATAGTTATATCTTTCCTCAGCGAGTTGCGGTGGCGATGTGAATGCCACAGATGGTTGCGGTAACCATTGCGGCAACACTTGCTCGG belongs to Amyelois transitella isolate CPQ chromosome 10, ilAmyTran1.1, whole genome shotgun sequence and includes:
- the LOC106136393 gene encoding venom peptide BmKAPI encodes the protein MAKIVITIILTFWIYFIQSEVVKRSACKHNEMQVECAHCGPKTCDDLGYPTPCSGATGICKPECVCVDGYVRDINGTCIPKDECPSCGGDVNATDGCGNHCGNTCSDYKEVNKTCLTGCRYNSCDCKTGYVYHEELRKCILPDDC